In Achromobacter spanius, the following proteins share a genomic window:
- a CDS encoding glutathione S-transferase family protein translates to MKLYYMPGACSLASHIVLEWVGQPYETHQLSREALKAPEFLKVNPLGAVPALTDGDWTLTQNVAILEYIAEQAPQSKLLGDGSARSRAEVRRWLGFINSDIHKTFSMIFGASRFLGDEGAQKELAGSASKLLTKLFSQIDAQLAGKSYLAGDAPSIADAYLYVVLRWARAKEVDLAGQDNLAAFEKRMEADKGVQAALKAEGL, encoded by the coding sequence ATGAAACTGTACTACATGCCCGGCGCGTGCTCGCTCGCTTCCCACATTGTTCTTGAGTGGGTCGGCCAGCCCTACGAAACGCACCAGCTCAGCCGTGAAGCGCTCAAGGCCCCTGAATTTCTGAAGGTGAATCCGCTGGGCGCCGTGCCCGCGTTGACCGATGGCGACTGGACCCTGACGCAGAACGTCGCCATCCTGGAATACATTGCCGAACAGGCGCCGCAAAGCAAACTGCTGGGCGATGGCAGCGCGCGCTCGCGGGCGGAAGTGCGCCGCTGGCTGGGCTTCATCAATTCCGACATCCACAAGACGTTCTCGATGATCTTCGGCGCGTCCCGCTTCCTGGGCGACGAAGGCGCGCAGAAGGAACTGGCCGGCTCGGCCTCCAAGCTGCTGACCAAGCTGTTCTCGCAAATCGATGCGCAACTGGCGGGCAAGTCGTACCTGGCGGGCGACGCGCCCTCCATCGCGGACGCCTATCTGTACGTGGTGCTGCGCTGGGCGCGCGCCAAGGAAGTGGACCTTGCCGGTCAAGACAATCTGGCGGCATTCGAAAAGCGCATGGAAGCCGACAAGGGCGTCCAGGCCGCGCTGAAGGCCGAAGGGCTGTAA
- a CDS encoding PQQ-dependent sugar dehydrogenase — MVLAKPAHASQEPPSVAARVTPVVGGLDHPWAMAFLPDGGMLITERPGTLRLLRTPGGLSKPLSGVPKVAARGQGGLLDVALSPDFAKDRYVYLSYAESDGDKSGTAVGRGRLSDDASGLEDFKVLFRQMPKLSSGLHFGSRLVFDGKGHLFIALGENNQRPTAQDLDKLQGKVVRLKLDGSVPEDNPFVGKAGARPEIWSYGHRNPQGMAINPWSGDLWENEHGPRGGDEINLVQPGKNYGWPLATHGINYSGLRIPEAKGETAPGTEPPLFWWAKSPAISGMAFYDADRFPAWKNSVFIGALGNQNLIRLTLDGNRVVGQEWLLVDRKSRIRDVRQGPDGYVYVLTDASPGQLLRVAPVQSGG; from the coding sequence ATGGTATTGGCCAAGCCTGCACATGCATCCCAGGAACCGCCTTCCGTGGCCGCGCGTGTGACGCCGGTGGTGGGTGGCCTGGACCATCCCTGGGCCATGGCGTTCCTGCCTGACGGTGGAATGTTGATCACGGAACGGCCCGGCACGCTGCGTTTGCTGCGTACGCCGGGCGGCTTGTCCAAGCCGCTGTCCGGGGTGCCGAAGGTGGCCGCGCGCGGGCAGGGCGGCTTGCTGGATGTGGCGCTGTCGCCGGACTTCGCGAAGGACCGGTACGTGTATCTGTCGTATGCCGAATCCGATGGCGACAAGAGCGGTACGGCGGTTGGCCGGGGCAGGCTGTCGGACGATGCCAGCGGCCTGGAAGATTTCAAGGTGCTGTTCCGGCAAATGCCGAAGTTGTCGTCCGGCCTGCATTTCGGTTCGCGCCTGGTGTTCGACGGCAAGGGCCATCTTTTCATTGCGCTGGGTGAAAACAACCAGCGTCCCACCGCGCAGGATCTGGACAAATTGCAAGGCAAGGTCGTGCGCCTGAAGCTTGATGGCTCGGTGCCCGAGGACAACCCCTTCGTGGGCAAGGCCGGCGCGCGGCCCGAGATCTGGTCCTACGGCCATCGCAACCCGCAGGGCATGGCGATCAACCCCTGGTCGGGTGATCTTTGGGAAAACGAACACGGCCCCCGTGGCGGCGACGAAATCAACCTGGTTCAGCCGGGCAAGAACTATGGCTGGCCATTGGCCACGCATGGCATCAACTATTCGGGCCTGCGCATCCCCGAGGCCAAGGGAGAAACCGCGCCGGGCACGGAACCGCCGCTGTTCTGGTGGGCAAAGTCGCCCGCCATCAGCGGCATGGCTTTCTACGATGCCGACCGTTTTCCGGCTTGGAAGAATTCGGTATTCATCGGCGCCTTGGGCAATCAGAACCTGATCCGCCTGACGCTGGACGGCAACCGTGTCGTGGGCCAGGAATGGCTGCTGGTGGACCGCAAGAGCCGGATACGCGACGTGCGGCAAGGGCCGGACGGCTATGTGTATGTGCTGACTGACGCCTCGCCCGGCCAATTGCTGCGGGTAGCGCCGGTGCAATCTGGAGGGTAA
- the parS gene encoding type II RES/Xre toxin-antitoxin system antitoxin — MTIAIPGKSADKRGAAATRPPRRATARAKQLFQELVDSPLSDMARDVRRGLPAQMVDDAADFLQVPKSEIMAITEVKAASLSRWTREGQMLPLGESDRLARVARVARVARQVLGSDDEAVQWLNTPVPALGNVKPLSLLTSDASSRIVEDTLARAAAGVYA, encoded by the coding sequence ATGACCATCGCCATTCCCGGAAAATCGGCAGACAAGCGCGGCGCTGCCGCCACCCGCCCGCCTCGCCGCGCAACGGCGCGCGCCAAGCAGTTGTTCCAGGAGCTGGTGGACAGCCCGCTAAGCGATATGGCGCGCGACGTGCGCCGGGGCCTGCCCGCGCAGATGGTGGACGACGCGGCCGATTTCCTGCAAGTGCCCAAGTCCGAAATCATGGCCATCACCGAGGTCAAGGCCGCATCGCTGTCGCGCTGGACCCGGGAAGGGCAGATGCTGCCGCTGGGCGAATCCGACCGGCTGGCGCGCGTGGCCCGCGTAGCGCGCGTGGCGCGTCAGGTGCTGGGCAGCGACGACGAGGCCGTGCAGTGGCTGAACACGCCCGTGCCTGCGTTGGGCAACGTCAAGCCGTTGTCCTTGCTGACCTCGGACGCCAGCAGCCGCATCGTTGAAGACACCCTGGCCCGGGCGGCCGCCGGCGTGTACGCATGA
- a CDS encoding DUF423 domain-containing protein — MTDRQLTILAALNLMVAVGAGAFGAHGLKRMLTPELLSVWQTGVLYHLIHALGLFVIALLGARFGSPLLSAAGVVMFVGIVLFSGSLYTLSLTGVHWLGAVTPLGGTAFLAAWAMVALAAYRAQG; from the coding sequence ATGACGGACCGGCAGTTGACGATACTTGCGGCGTTGAATCTCATGGTGGCGGTAGGCGCGGGCGCTTTCGGCGCGCATGGCCTCAAGCGCATGCTGACGCCAGAGCTGCTGTCCGTCTGGCAGACGGGCGTGCTGTATCACCTGATCCACGCGCTGGGCCTGTTCGTCATCGCACTGCTGGGCGCCCGCTTCGGTTCGCCCTTGCTGTCCGCCGCCGGCGTGGTGATGTTTGTGGGCATCGTCCTGTTCTCAGGCAGCTTGTACACGCTGTCGCTGACGGGCGTGCACTGGCTGGGCGCGGTTACCCCCTTAGGCGGAACCGCCTTCCTGGCCGCCTGGGCCATGGTCGCGCTGGCGGCCTACCGCGCCCAGGGCTGA
- a CDS encoding RES family NAD+ phosphorylase has translation MSDFISLWRIGTTAGTYRADDLSGAGAAAVGGRYNSPGTAVVYTSPSVALAVLETVVHFAVRASEQANRYLIEVAVPRAIHDARQVLTVNQLQRDFPFWEAVPFAEASQAVGDNWVESGVSALLELPSAIVPYRGVPDCNLLINPAHPDAEHIVVVRRERFVYDPRLKAA, from the coding sequence ATGAGCGATTTCATTTCCCTGTGGCGCATCGGCACCACGGCCGGCACGTACCGCGCCGATGACTTGAGCGGCGCGGGGGCGGCGGCGGTGGGCGGGCGCTACAACAGCCCGGGCACGGCGGTGGTGTATACGTCACCCAGCGTGGCGTTGGCGGTGCTGGAAACCGTGGTGCATTTTGCCGTGCGGGCCTCCGAACAAGCCAATCGCTATCTGATTGAAGTGGCCGTGCCGCGCGCCATCCATGATGCCCGCCAGGTGTTGACGGTGAACCAGTTGCAGCGCGATTTCCCGTTCTGGGAGGCGGTGCCGTTTGCCGAAGCTTCACAGGCGGTGGGCGACAACTGGGTGGAATCCGGCGTGTCGGCGCTGCTTGAATTGCCCAGCGCCATCGTGCCTTATCGTGGCGTGCCCGATTGCAACCTGCTGATCAATCCGGCGCATCCGGATGCGGAACATATCGTGGTGGTGCGGCGCGAACGGTTTGTGTACGACCCGCGCTTGAAAGCCGCATGA
- a CDS encoding N-acyl-D-amino-acid deacylase family protein has product MTLPTLQADFIVAGATLIDGSGGPAQPGDLAVLGERIVAVGSFAHPTGVPVIDGRGQVLAPGFIDSHTHDDGYLLAHPDMLPKVSQGITTVVTGNCGISLAPLQRDNIPQPLDLLGPAELFRFATFRAWMDALRSTPAAVNVIPLVGHTTLRVAVMDDTSRAANDIERAAMRGLLQEALDAGAFGVSTGTFYPPASAAPTDEIIDVCLPLKAAKQVGRPGLYATHLRDEADHIVPAMEEALLIGRELDCRVVFSHHKLAGERNHGRTRETLDLINRAAASQPVCLDCHPYPATSTMLRLDRARLASRTMITWSKGYPEATGRDFAEVMQELGLDDEAAVARLAPAGAIYFLMDPTDVKRIFAHPLTMVGSDGLPFDPHPHPRQWGTFTNVLRTMVREQQLLSLEAAIHKMTGLAADQYGIAGRGLLRQGYHADLVLFDPATVTDTATFSAPIQASQGIHAVWVNGKQVWDGEQTSTQRPGHVLTPGDASVRST; this is encoded by the coding sequence ATGACCTTGCCCACCTTGCAGGCTGACTTCATCGTGGCGGGCGCCACGCTTATCGACGGCTCGGGCGGCCCCGCCCAGCCGGGCGACCTGGCCGTGCTGGGTGAGCGCATCGTGGCGGTGGGCAGCTTTGCCCACCCCACGGGCGTGCCGGTGATAGACGGGCGCGGTCAGGTGCTGGCGCCCGGCTTCATTGATTCCCACACCCACGATGACGGCTATCTGCTGGCGCATCCCGACATGCTGCCCAAGGTGTCGCAAGGCATCACCACTGTCGTCACCGGCAACTGCGGCATCAGCCTCGCGCCGCTTCAGCGCGACAACATTCCGCAGCCGCTGGACCTGCTTGGCCCCGCCGAGCTGTTCCGCTTTGCCACGTTCCGCGCCTGGATGGACGCGCTGCGCAGCACGCCCGCCGCGGTCAACGTGATTCCGCTGGTGGGTCACACCACCTTGCGGGTGGCCGTGATGGACGATACCTCGCGCGCCGCCAACGACATCGAACGCGCCGCCATGCGTGGCCTGCTGCAAGAAGCGCTGGACGCGGGCGCCTTCGGCGTATCCACCGGCACCTTCTACCCGCCCGCCAGCGCCGCGCCCACCGATGAAATCATCGACGTTTGCCTGCCCTTGAAGGCAGCCAAGCAAGTGGGCCGCCCCGGCCTGTACGCCACCCACCTGCGCGACGAGGCCGATCACATCGTGCCCGCCATGGAAGAGGCGCTGCTGATTGGCCGCGAACTCGATTGCCGCGTGGTGTTCTCGCACCACAAGCTGGCCGGCGAACGCAACCACGGCCGCACCCGCGAAACGCTGGACCTGATCAACCGCGCCGCCGCCAGCCAACCCGTCTGCCTGGACTGCCACCCCTACCCCGCCACGTCCACCATGCTGCGGCTGGACCGCGCGCGGCTGGCCAGCCGCACAATGATCACGTGGTCCAAAGGCTACCCCGAGGCCACCGGCCGCGACTTCGCCGAGGTCATGCAAGAGCTGGGCCTGGACGACGAGGCCGCCGTCGCCCGCCTGGCGCCCGCCGGCGCCATCTACTTTCTGATGGACCCCACCGACGTCAAACGCATCTTCGCGCATCCGCTGACGATGGTCGGCTCTGACGGACTGCCCTTTGACCCTCACCCGCACCCACGCCAATGGGGTACCTTCACCAATGTGTTGCGCACGATGGTGCGCGAACAGCAACTGCTGTCCTTGGAAGCGGCCATCCACAAGATGACCGGCCTGGCGGCTGACCAATATGGCATCGCCGGGCGCGGCCTGCTGCGCCAGGGTTATCATGCTGACCTGGTGCTGTTCGACCCCGCCACCGTGACGGATACGGCGACGTTTTCAGCTCCCATTCAGGCAAGCCAGGGCATCCACGCGGTGTGGGTCAACGGCAAGCAGGTCTGGGACGGGGAACAAACCAGCACGCAACGCCCGGGCCACGTATTGACGCCCGGTGATGCATCAGTTCGGAGTACATAA
- a CDS encoding LysR family transcriptional regulator translates to MDVEGYADEVGPSAGRPLNLRQIEVFRAIMMSGSISSAGRMLHVSQPAVSRVLALTESRLGYRLFERVKSRLSPTAEARRLYAEVELVYGGIQRVNDLAASLGQSGAGMLKIVASASFGQRLIPMALERFRGRNAGARVDYRSVTFDELAAYFLSGQADIGISMQPPDHPNLTSVRLAQVPVVCVMPPAHPLASHKVVQPEDFSSAAWIGYPRDTPLGRALQPFFGDGPRHAAAIEVHSPVTACSFVQQGLGPALVDTWCVSTEQSAHMVLRPIAPEASVEVWATYSNLSAPPLLARRFLAAVKKTLEGEADAG, encoded by the coding sequence GTGGATGTAGAAGGCTATGCGGATGAGGTCGGTCCCAGCGCGGGGCGCCCGCTGAACCTGCGTCAGATCGAGGTTTTTCGGGCCATCATGATGTCGGGGTCCATCAGCAGCGCGGGGCGCATGCTGCATGTGTCGCAGCCCGCTGTCAGCCGGGTGCTGGCGTTGACGGAAAGCCGCCTGGGCTATCGCTTGTTCGAACGGGTCAAGAGCCGTTTGTCGCCCACGGCCGAGGCGCGCCGGCTGTATGCCGAGGTGGAGCTGGTGTATGGCGGCATCCAGCGCGTGAACGATCTGGCCGCCAGCCTGGGGCAGTCCGGCGCGGGCATGTTGAAGATCGTGGCCAGCGCCAGCTTCGGGCAGCGCTTGATTCCGATGGCGCTTGAGCGCTTTCGCGGCCGCAACGCGGGTGCGCGGGTGGACTACCGCAGCGTCACGTTCGATGAGTTGGCGGCGTACTTCTTGTCGGGGCAGGCGGATATCGGCATTTCGATGCAGCCGCCCGATCACCCCAACCTGACGTCCGTGCGCCTGGCGCAGGTGCCCGTGGTGTGCGTGATGCCGCCGGCCCATCCCCTGGCCAGCCACAAGGTGGTGCAGCCCGAGGATTTCTCGTCCGCCGCCTGGATCGGCTACCCCCGCGACACGCCATTGGGACGCGCGCTGCAACCGTTTTTTGGCGACGGGCCGCGCCATGCCGCGGCGATCGAAGTGCATTCACCGGTCACCGCGTGTTCGTTCGTGCAGCAAGGCCTGGGGCCGGCGCTGGTGGACACCTGGTGCGTATCGACCGAACAGTCGGCGCATATGGTGTTGCGGCCCATCGCGCCCGAAGCCAGTGTCGAGGTGTGGGCCACGTATTCGAACCTGAGCGCGCCGCCATTGCTGGCGCGGCGGTTTCTGGCGGCAGTGAAGAAGACGCTGGAAGGGGAAGCAGATGCGGGCTGA
- a CDS encoding glutathione S-transferase family protein, whose translation MKTYELIGSAGCGSAIVEMALVLANVPHTLTDVPYLKPGPERDRLLQLNPLGQVPTLITPEGEVMTESAAMILHLNDVAPQAGLAPSADKPERAYFLNVLMRLVGAVYPTFTYGDIPSQWAGEGAAADLLRERVHTRRAELWKELEQQAGSPHMLGRRFSALDLYVTVMTRWRPGAAWFQAECPALAAVAREAALEPNVARVLRRNFPAPTE comes from the coding sequence ATGAAGACCTACGAGTTGATCGGATCGGCCGGGTGCGGGTCGGCCATTGTCGAGATGGCGCTGGTGCTGGCCAACGTGCCGCATACGTTGACGGACGTGCCCTATCTGAAGCCCGGCCCCGAACGCGACCGCCTGCTGCAACTGAACCCCTTGGGGCAGGTGCCGACGCTGATCACGCCCGAAGGCGAGGTCATGACAGAAAGCGCGGCGATGATTCTGCACCTGAACGACGTGGCGCCGCAGGCCGGCTTGGCGCCATCAGCCGACAAGCCTGAACGCGCGTATTTTCTGAATGTGCTGATGCGCCTGGTCGGCGCGGTGTACCCCACGTTCACGTACGGCGATATTCCGTCGCAATGGGCGGGCGAGGGCGCGGCGGCTGACTTGCTGCGCGAGCGCGTGCATACCCGGCGCGCGGAGCTATGGAAGGAACTTGAGCAGCAGGCCGGGTCGCCCCACATGTTGGGCCGGCGGTTTTCCGCGTTGGACCTGTATGTGACTGTCATGACGCGGTGGCGTCCAGGGGCTGCGTGGTTCCAGGCGGAATGCCCGGCCTTGGCGGCGGTGGCGCGCGAGGCGGCGCTGGAACCGAATGTGGCGCGGGTATTGCGCCGCAATTTCCCCGCGCCGACTGAATAG
- a CDS encoding aspartate/glutamate racemase family protein produces the protein MNTFSQGCYLGVLGGMGPMAGAAFALRLAALTPAAIDQQHIPTLLRNDPRIPDRSSAYMAGGESPLPHMVQGVRFLEEAGAQLIAIPCNTAHLWYADIAASTGVPVLHIIEAVIDDLRRLGLPLGRIGLMGTAATLKLGLYQKHLQAQGYECLVPDDDEVERYCMGSIRAVKGNRLEEAFAPAAECIARLKARGADAVVLGCTELPLAVPHALRPSLGVTLTDSIDALARAAIAHYEADLAKQRIAA, from the coding sequence GTGAACACGTTTTCCCAGGGCTGCTACCTGGGTGTATTGGGCGGAATGGGGCCCATGGCCGGCGCGGCCTTTGCCCTACGCCTGGCGGCGCTGACGCCCGCCGCGATTGACCAGCAACACATCCCCACCTTGTTGCGCAACGATCCCCGCATTCCCGACCGCTCCAGCGCCTATATGGCCGGCGGCGAAAGCCCCCTGCCCCATATGGTTCAAGGCGTGCGCTTTCTTGAGGAAGCCGGCGCGCAACTGATCGCCATCCCGTGCAACACGGCCCATCTCTGGTACGCCGACATCGCGGCCAGCACGGGCGTGCCGGTGCTGCACATCATTGAAGCGGTCATCGACGACCTGCGCCGCCTTGGCCTGCCACTTGGCCGCATCGGCCTGATGGGCACGGCCGCCACGCTGAAACTGGGCTTGTACCAAAAGCACCTTCAGGCGCAAGGCTACGAGTGCCTCGTGCCCGACGACGACGAGGTCGAACGCTACTGCATGGGGTCCATACGCGCCGTCAAGGGCAACCGCCTGGAAGAAGCCTTCGCCCCCGCCGCCGAGTGCATTGCCCGCCTGAAGGCGCGCGGCGCCGACGCCGTGGTGCTGGGCTGCACCGAACTGCCGCTGGCGGTGCCGCATGCGCTGCGCCCCAGCCTGGGCGTGACGCTCACGGATTCGATCGACGCGCTGGCCCGCGCGGCCATCGCACATTACGAAGCGGACCTGGCCAAGCAACGCATCGCCGCCTGA
- a CDS encoding DMT family transporter, whose translation MSSSSVLPAARDHSAFAGIACVVGGIFFLTLSDANAKWLGEHYNPLQILFLRALIALPFVTALALWLGGRRVLRTTHPGLHLVRGAINVVSACCFYLGLRALPLAEATAIAFAAPLFVTALSVLILKERVDGKRWLAVLAGFVGVLIVVRPGSAAFQAATLYPLTTALLYAVMMITARGISRGEGMLTTTFYIVLGQLLCSAVGLPWVWQTPTVEHLPYFGGIALFSTLGLALITQGFRIGPASVVAPFDYTGLIWATILGWIFWREAPDAYAYLGALFIAGSGVYIAVREARAKSKRRGKS comes from the coding sequence ATGTCTTCCTCATCTGTATTGCCCGCCGCCCGGGACCACTCCGCCTTCGCAGGCATCGCCTGTGTGGTGGGCGGCATCTTTTTTCTGACGCTTAGCGACGCCAACGCCAAATGGCTGGGCGAGCACTACAACCCGCTTCAAATCCTGTTCCTGCGCGCACTGATCGCGCTGCCTTTCGTGACGGCGCTGGCCTTGTGGCTGGGCGGCCGGCGTGTGCTGCGCACCACGCATCCCGGGCTGCATCTGGTGCGCGGCGCCATCAACGTCGTGTCGGCCTGTTGCTTTTATCTGGGCCTGCGCGCGCTGCCCTTGGCTGAAGCCACCGCCATCGCCTTCGCGGCGCCGCTGTTCGTGACGGCGCTGTCGGTGCTGATCCTGAAAGAGCGTGTGGACGGCAAGCGCTGGCTGGCCGTGCTGGCCGGTTTTGTCGGCGTGCTGATCGTGGTGCGCCCGGGCTCGGCGGCATTTCAGGCGGCCACGCTGTATCCCCTGACCACGGCCCTGCTTTACGCAGTGATGATGATCACCGCGCGCGGCATCAGCCGGGGCGAAGGCATGTTGACGACCACGTTCTACATCGTGCTGGGGCAATTGCTGTGCAGCGCGGTGGGCTTGCCCTGGGTATGGCAGACGCCCACCGTCGAGCATCTGCCTTACTTCGGCGGCATCGCGCTATTCAGCACGCTGGGGCTGGCGTTGATCACGCAGGGCTTTCGGATTGGCCCTGCCTCGGTCGTGGCGCCGTTCGACTACACCGGCCTGATCTGGGCCACGATACTGGGCTGGATTTTCTGGCGTGAAGCGCCCGACGCCTATGCCTATCTGGGTGCGCTCTTCATCGCGGGTAGCGGTGTGTACATCGCCGTGCGCGAGGCCCGCGCAAAGAGCAAGCGCCGCGGCAAGTCATAA
- a CDS encoding Bug family tripartite tricarboxylate transporter substrate binding protein: MHRTFFRSVSALALSAALIGTASAAGTYPDKPITFVVPSAAGGSPDVLSRLITTQIAKDTGATMVIENRPGAAGNIGISLIKRAAADGYTVGYGNINTLAVNRSLFKRLPYDVDQDLTPVAHMFDLYNALIVPAESPVKSVQDLIDRAKKEPGRLSYGASGVGTTGHMGGELFKSMAKVDVMFIPYNGGPAAIQDLLGGRLDYLFVNTSEAAPLVASGKVRAIGVSSLKRLALMPDVPTLDESGLKGYETVAWGGVVAPKGTPPEVVTTLNAAIQKALQAPEVRTGLATLGAEPATGSPQEFKQLIDRETAKWKKIIDTAGIEKLD, translated from the coding sequence ATGCATCGCACCTTCTTCCGCAGCGTATCCGCGCTGGCGCTCAGCGCCGCCCTGATCGGCACCGCCTCGGCCGCCGGCACCTATCCCGACAAGCCCATCACCTTCGTGGTGCCCTCGGCCGCGGGCGGTTCGCCCGATGTGCTGTCGCGCCTGATCACCACGCAAATCGCCAAAGACACCGGCGCCACGATGGTGATTGAAAACCGCCCGGGCGCGGCCGGCAACATCGGCATCTCGCTGATCAAGCGCGCCGCCGCCGACGGCTACACCGTGGGCTACGGCAACATCAACACGCTGGCCGTGAACCGCTCGCTGTTCAAGCGCCTGCCCTATGACGTGGACCAGGACCTGACCCCGGTCGCGCATATGTTCGACCTGTACAACGCGCTGATCGTGCCGGCCGAATCGCCCGTCAAAAGCGTGCAAGACCTGATCGACCGCGCCAAGAAGGAACCCGGCCGCCTGTCCTACGGCGCATCGGGCGTGGGCACCACCGGCCACATGGGCGGTGAACTCTTCAAGAGCATGGCCAAGGTGGACGTCATGTTCATCCCGTACAACGGCGGCCCCGCCGCCATCCAGGACCTGCTGGGCGGCCGCCTGGACTACCTGTTCGTCAACACCTCGGAAGCCGCGCCGCTGGTTGCCAGCGGCAAGGTGCGCGCCATTGGCGTCAGCAGCCTGAAGCGCCTGGCGCTGATGCCCGACGTGCCCACGCTGGATGAATCCGGCTTGAAGGGTTATGAAACCGTGGCCTGGGGCGGTGTTGTCGCCCCCAAGGGCACGCCGCCGGAAGTGGTGACCACGCTGAACGCCGCCATCCAGAAAGCACTGCAAGCTCCCGAAGTGCGTACCGGCCTGGCCACGCTGGGCGCTGAACCCGCCACCGGCTCGCCGCAGGAATTCAAGCAATTGATTGATCGCGAAACCGCCAAGTGGAAAAAGATCATCGACACCGCTGGCATCGAAAAGCTGGACTAA
- a CDS encoding alcohol dehydrogenase produces the protein MKCYCVVNFREPLQEMEQPTPTPQGTQVLLKVRAAGVCHSDIHLWEGGYDLGQGRTLALKDRGVSLPLTMGHETVGSVVSAGPDAQGLSNDKNYLVYPWIGCGKCTPCLAGMENHCSAPACLGVHRAGGYADHILVPHPKYLIDIGDLDPAQIAPYACSGLTTYSALKKIGADIYREHPVVIFGAGGLGLMSLTLIKALGGAGAIVVDIDPAKRAAALEAGALAAIDGAAPDAAQQIIKAAGGKPVQAAIDLVGAPATTSLAFDFLTKGGKLIIVGLFGGASSWPIALIPMKAMSIIGSYVGNLAELQELMELVRAGKVPPMPVHRHALAEADSVLAALRAGKVVGRAVLTTA, from the coding sequence ATGAAGTGCTATTGCGTCGTCAACTTCCGCGAGCCCTTGCAGGAAATGGAGCAGCCCACGCCTACCCCCCAAGGGACACAGGTGCTGTTGAAAGTGCGCGCCGCGGGCGTCTGCCACAGCGATATCCACTTGTGGGAAGGCGGCTACGACCTGGGCCAGGGCCGCACCCTGGCGCTCAAAGACCGCGGCGTGTCGCTGCCGTTGACGATGGGCCACGAAACGGTAGGCAGCGTGGTGTCGGCCGGGCCGGACGCGCAAGGCCTGTCCAACGACAAGAACTACCTGGTGTATCCGTGGATCGGCTGCGGCAAATGCACGCCTTGCCTGGCCGGCATGGAAAACCATTGCAGCGCGCCCGCCTGCCTGGGCGTGCATCGCGCGGGCGGCTACGCCGACCACATCCTGGTGCCCCATCCCAAATACCTGATCGACATCGGCGACCTTGACCCCGCGCAGATCGCGCCGTACGCCTGCTCGGGCCTGACCACGTATTCCGCGCTGAAGAAGATCGGCGCGGACATCTACCGCGAACATCCCGTGGTGATCTTCGGCGCGGGCGGCCTGGGGCTGATGAGCCTGACGCTGATCAAGGCATTGGGTGGCGCGGGCGCCATCGTGGTCGACATCGACCCCGCCAAGCGCGCAGCCGCGTTGGAAGCCGGCGCGCTGGCCGCCATCGACGGCGCCGCGCCGGACGCCGCGCAGCAGATCATCAAAGCCGCGGGCGGCAAGCCGGTTCAGGCCGCGATCGACCTGGTCGGCGCGCCCGCCACCACCTCGCTGGCGTTCGACTTCCTGACCAAGGGCGGCAAACTCATCATCGTCGGCCTCTTTGGCGGGGCCTCGTCATGGCCGATCGCGTTGATTCCCATGAAGGCCATGTCCATCATCGGCAGCTACGTCGGCAACCTGGCGGAATTGCAGGAATTGATGGAATTGGTGCGCGCGGGCAAGGTGCCGCCCATGCCGGTGCACCGCCACGCGCTGGCCGAGGCCGACAGCGTATTGGCCGCGCTGCGGGCGGGCAAGGTAGTGGGCCGTGCGGTACTGACCACTGCTTGA